A single genomic interval of Peromyscus leucopus breed LL Stock chromosome 7, UCI_PerLeu_2.1, whole genome shotgun sequence harbors:
- the LOC114691266 gene encoding olfactory receptor 150-like, with protein sequence MSEGNQSTVTEFILSGLTDKLELQLPLFLLFLGIYLLTVLGNLGMIILILLSSHLHTPMYFFLSSLSFIDLCYATVVIPKMLVNFVAMKNVISYPECMTQLYFFVVFVISECYMLSAMAYDRYVAICNPLMYNVTMSYQVCSWMVGAVYGMGFIEATVHTVCMLRVLFCKANVVNHFFCDLLPLLQLSCSSTFVNEVVILCLSSFNFCVPTLTILSSYSFIIARIIHMKSTESRFKAFSTCSSHIFAVAVFFGSLGFMYFQPSSVSSKDQGKVSSVFYTTVVPMLNPLIYSLRNKDVKLALNKLLLRKTFQM encoded by the coding sequence ATGTCTGAAGGCAATCAGTCCACAGTGACTGAGTTCATCCTTTCTGGGTTAACAGACAAACTAGAGCTGCAGCTGCccctgttcctcctcttccttggaaTCTACCTGCTCACAGTGCTGGGGAACCTGGGAATGATCATCTTGATCCTGCTCAGCTCCCACCTAcacacccccatgtacttcttcctcagcagTCTCTCCTTCATTGACCTCTGTTATGCCACCGTTGTTATCCCCAAAATGCTGGTGAACTTTGTGGCAATGAAGAACGTCATTTCCTACCCTGAATGCATGACTCAGCTCTATTTCTTCGTAGTCTTTGTTATATCTGAGTGTTACATGTTGTCTGCAATGGCATATGACCGCTATGTTGCCATCTGTAACCCCTTGATGTATAATGTCACTATGTCTTACCAAGTCTGTTCCTGGATGGTAGGTGCAGTGTATGGTATGGGCTTCATTGAAGCCACAGTTCACACTGTTTGCATGCTCAGAGTGCTTTTCTGCAAGGCTAATGTAGTAAAccatttcttctgtgatcttCTACCATTGCTACAACTTTCCTGCTCCAGTACATTTGTCAATGAGGTAGTAATTCTGTGTCTCAGttcttttaatttctgtgttCCAACCCTGACCATTTTGAGCTCTTACAGTTTTATCATTGCCAGAATCATCCACATGAAATCCACTGAGAGCAGATTCAAAGCCTTCAGCACCTGCAGCTCCCATATCTTTGCTGTGGCTGTCTTCTTTGGTTCTCTGGGATTCATGTACTTTCAGCCATCATCAGTCAGCTCCAAAGATCAAGGGAAAGTGTCCTCTGTGTTTTATACTACTGTGGTACCCATGCTGAACCCGCTAATTTACAGCCTGAGGAATAAGGATGTCAAACTTGCTCTAAATAAGTTGCTTCTAAGGAAGACATTTCagatgtaa